In Candida orthopsilosis Co 90-125, chromosome 4 draft sequence, a single genomic region encodes these proteins:
- a CDS encoding Rbr1 protein (glycosylphosphatidylinositol (GPI)-anchored cell wall protein required for filamentous growth at pH), with amino-acid sequence MKFSTTLFTLLTVVATTYADDSSSGGAASKATSKVSSAISSGTDSAASRASSAVLGGSSGASSASSGASSASSGASSKSSGASSKSGSSSSESKSGSNASAASKSGSSSSSTASSSKSSSGDANVIGVAGIGAGSLAAVAGLLLL; translated from the coding sequence ATGAAATTTTCTACTACTTTATTCACCTTATTGACAGTTGTTGCCACCACTTACGCTGACGATTCATCTAGCGGAGGTGCTGCTTCTAAGGCCACCTCAAAGGTCTCCTCCGCTATCTCAAGTGGAACCGATAGTGCTGCTTCAAGGGCTTCATCTGCTGTCCTTGGAGGCTCGTCAGGTGCTTCTTCAGCCTCTTCAGGTGCTTCCTCAGCCTCTTCAGGCGCCTCATCGAAGTCCTCAGGTGCTTCTTCAAAGTCGggttcatcttcatctgaaTCCAAGTCAGGTTCAAATGCTAGTGCTGCTTCCAAGTCAGGTTCTTCAAGCTCCTCAACTGCTTCCTCATCGAAATCTTCATCAGGTGATGCCAACGTTATCGGTGTTGCTGGTATTGGTGCTGGTTCATTAgctgctgttgctggtttattgttgttgtaa